Proteins encoded in a region of the Trichosurus vulpecula isolate mTriVul1 chromosome 9, mTriVul1.pri, whole genome shotgun sequence genome:
- the SPCS1 gene encoding signal peptidase complex subunit 1: protein MGRGGPSGPSGLPCVVRTSASGIQLSAHPGRATRPRSQDPPPPLPPSALPGLSSGVDLCRSRSKSPKRGSSAFLQRRLPPKAVMLDGLSSLPTQMDYKGQKLAEQMFQGIILFSAVIGFIYGYVAEQFGWTVYIVMAGFAFSCLLTLPPWPIYRRHPLKWLPVQDSGSEDKKPGEKKIKRHPKNN from the exons ATGGGGCGGGGCGGGCCGAGCGGGCCGAGCGGGCTGCCCTGCGTGGTGAGGACATCCGCTTCCGGGATCCAGCTCTCTGCGCACCCGGGCCGCGCCACTCGGCCCCGTTCCCAGGatccgccgccgccgctgccgccttCGGCTCTGCCAGGCCTCTCGTCCGGCGTCGACCTCTGCCGCTCCCGGTCCAAATCCCCGAAGCGCGGTTCCTCGGCGTTCCTGCAGCGCCGCCTGCCCCCGAAGGCAGTCATGTTGGACGGATTGAGCTCTCTGCCCACGCAGATG GATTATAAGGGTCAGAAGTTAGCTGAACAGATGTTTCAAggaattattcttttttctgcC GTAATTGGCTTTATCTATGGATATGTGGCTGAACAGTTTGGTTGGACAGTCTATATTGTTATGGCTGGATTTGCTTTTTCATGCTTG CTGACACTTCCTCCGTGGCCCATATATCGCCGACACCCCCTCAAATGGCTCCCTGTTCAAGACTCAGGCTCAGAAGACAAGAaaccaggagagaaaaaaataaaaaggcatccTAAAAATAACTGA